One window of the Megalobrama amblycephala isolate DHTTF-2021 unplaced genomic scaffold, ASM1881202v1 scaffold564, whole genome shotgun sequence genome contains the following:
- the LOC125262040 gene encoding uncharacterized protein LOC125262040 isoform X1, with protein MKALVCILLLLETFVFVVQQQVDGGLSENEISQQISSEDGRQNPPQTDTLRAEASTDSQQYCDLGIPDIHAALRELTATVTEQKENIRALETQLREQQIFILDELNKKNEEISNLTLGQVELRKENRDREIAFSASLLESGGHGYIGPFTTDITLTYRNVFSNIGNAYNPITGIFTAPLKGAYMFRVSIVGYGPTSATAAIYKNGEKVVMAHNNQPQNSLHSSNGVVLILEVGDVVYVRLWAGTRIYDNNNNHNTFSGFLLFPLK; from the exons ATGAAAGCTTTAGTAtgtatactgctgctgttggaaacctttgtgtttgtcgtccagcagcaggtagatggaggactcagtgagaatgagatcagtcaacagatcAGCTCTGAGGACGGAAGACAGAATCCACCTCAAACAGACACTTTGAGAGCTGAAGCTTCAACTGACAGCCAACAATACTGTGATCTGGGCATCCCTGACATCCATGCAGCActgagagaactgaccgccaccgttacagagcagaaagaaaacatcagagcTTTAGAGACGCAACTGAGAGAACAACAGATATTTATCCTAGATGAGctgaacaagaaaaatgaag aaatttcAAATCTTACTCTGGGTCAAGTGGAGTTGAGAAAGGAAAATAGAG acagagaaatagcTTTTTCAGCTTCACTGCTGGAATCTGGTGGCCATGGATATATTGGTCCTTTTACCACTGACATCACATTAACGTACAGGAACGTCTTCTCAAACATAGGGAACGCCTACAACCCAATTACAG gtattttcacagccccactgaaaggagcgtaCATGTTCAGAGTCTCTATAGTTGGTTATGGCCCAACTTCAGCAACTGCAGCCATTTATAAGAATGGAGAGAAGGTGGTTATGGCACATAATAATCAGCCTCAGAATTCATTACACTCCTCAAATGGAGttgtgttgatcctggaggttgGAGATGTTGTCTATGTGAGATTGTGGGCTGGCACAAGGATATATGATAATAACAATAACCACAACACTTTCAGTGGTTTCCTACTGTTTCCATTAAAATAA